A window from Odocoileus virginianus isolate 20LAN1187 ecotype Illinois chromosome 24, Ovbor_1.2, whole genome shotgun sequence encodes these proteins:
- the LOC110146168 gene encoding olfactory receptor 8S1-like — MTTGNHSSITEFILLGLSADPHIQALLFVLFLMIYLLTLLGNLLIILVIHTDSNLHTPMYFFLSHLSFQDLFYSSVTVPKMLENLLSQRKVISVEGCMAQVFFVFATTGIEACLLSVMAYDRYAAICHPLLYRQVMRKQLCVRLVWGSWVVAFLDALINILLALDLDFCEVQTIHHYSCELPSLFPLSCSDVSTNAAMLLSSALLHAIGTCLLIFFSYTRIVSTILSISSTTGRSKAFSTCSSHLTAVILFYGSAILRYLMPTSGSSLELILSIQYSVITPLVNPLIYSLKNKEVKAALRRTILKYLQCLR, encoded by the coding sequence ATGACCACAGGGAATCACAGCAGCATTACGGAGTTCATCCTCCTTGGGCTATCTGCTGACCCCCACATCCAGGCTCTGCTTTTTGTCCTGTTCCTGATGATTTACCTTCTGACTCTTCTGGGAAACCTGCTGATAATACTTGTAATCCATACAGATTCTAACCTTCATACACCCATGTACTTCTTCTTGAGCCATCTCTCCTTCCAAGACCTCTTCTATTCTTCAGTCACTGTACCCAAGATGCTCGAGAACCTCCTGTCTCAGAGGAAAGTCATCTCAGTAGAGGGGTGCATGGCTCAGGTCTTCTTTGTGTTTGCCACTACTGGGATTGAGGCTTGCCTGCTCtcagtgatggcctatgaccgctatgctGCCATCTGCCACCCTCTGCTCTACAGACAGGTGATGAGGAAACAGCTCTGTGTGAGGTTGGTGTGGGGCTCCTGGGTCGTGGCCTTTCTGGATGCGCTCATCAACATTCTCCTGGCTTTGGATTTGGACTTCTGTGAGGTTCAAACCATCCACCACTACTCCTGTGAGTtgccttccctctttcccctctccTGCTCTGATGTCTCCACCAATGCTGCAATGCtgctctcctctgccctcctgcaTGCCATTGGGACCTGCCTCCTGATCTTCTTCTCTTACACCCGCATTGTCTCTACTATCCTGAGCATCAGCTCCACCACAGGCAGAAgcaaggccttctccacctgctcctcccacctcacTGCAGTGATCCTGTTCTATGGCTCAGCTATTCTTCGTTATCTCATGCCAACCTCAGGTTCATCTCTGGAGTTGATCCTCTCCATACAGTACAGTGTAATCACCCCCCTGGTGAATCCTCTCATCTACAGCTTGAAGAACAAAGAGGTGAAAGCAGCTCTGAGAAGAAcgattctaaaatatttacaatgtcTCAGATAG